Below is a window of Candidatus Eremiobacteraceae bacterium DNA.
TTTCGTACTCGACGCGCGGATCTTTTTGACCCCAGCCGCGCAGACCGATTCCCTGCTTGAGACTGTCCATCGTGTAGAGATGGTCGATCCAAAGCCTGTCGACGATCTGGAGCATCGTGCCGCGTTCGAGCCCGCGAAGGCCCTCGCGCAAACCTTGTTCTTCTAGCTGCGGATAGTTCTTCACCATCCGCTCTTCCTTTTCGGTGTAGATGAGATCGCCTTCGCGCGCGAGCAACTCGACCATCTCTTCTTTTGCGAGCGGCTGCAGTTGTTCGGGAGTGACGCGCTTGGCTATCCCGCGCACGGACTGGTCGAGCTCCGTGATGATGCGGGCGCGGTCCCATTCGTGCGGATGGATGTTGTCGGCGCAGTTGCCATCCACCGCCAATTGCGCTTTGAGCCCCACGATCTCGGCGATGGACGGGCGCAGATCGAAGCCTTCGAGAACGCGCCGCCGTTCGGCATAGATCACGGTGCGCTGCTTGTTCATGACGTCGTCGTATTCGAGGACGTGCTTGCGGCTCTCGTAGTGATGAGCTTCGACTTTCTTCTGCGCGTTCTCGATGCTCTTCGTGAGGATGCCTGCCTCGATGGGCGTGTCGTCTTCGAGCTTGAACAGCGGCGACTCCATGATGTTCTTGATCCGGTCGCCGCCGAAGATGCGCATCAGTTCGTCGTCGAGGCCCACGTAGAAGCGTGATGAACCGGGATCGCCCTGGCGGCCCGACCGGCCGCGAAGCTGATTGTCGATGCGCCGCGATTCGTGCCGCTCGGTGCCGATGATGTGAAGACCGCCGACGTTTGTGACCCCATCGCCGAGCTTGATGTCCACACCGCGGCCCGCCATGTTCGTCGCGATCGTGACCTTGCCGGGCAGGCCGGCGTCCTTGATGATCTCGGCTTCCTTCTCGTGGTATTTCGCGTTGAGCACATTGTGCGGGATGCCGCGCTTGCCGAGCATGGCCGCCAGCCGTTCGGATTTTTCGATGGAGCGCGTTCCCACGAGCACCGGCTGACCGGCGGCATGACGCTCGACGATCTCGTTGATGACGGCCTTGAATTTTTGATCTTCGTTCTTGTAGACGACGTCGTCATTGTCTTTGCGCGCGACCGCGACATTCGTTGGGATCATCAGCACGTCGAGGCCGTAGATCTCGCGAAATTCGCGCTCCTCGGTCTTGGCGGTACCCGTCATGCCCGCGAGCTTTCCGTAGAGGCGGAAGTAGTTCTGGAAGGTGATCGTGGCGAGCGTCTGATCCTCGCTCTTCACCTTGATGCCTTCCTTCGCTTCGATCGCCTGGTGGATGCCGTCGGAATAACGGCGGCCGTGCATCAGGCGGCCGGTGAACTCATCCACGATGATGATCTGGCCTTCTTGCACCACGTACTGTTCGTCTTTTCGGAACAGCTCTTTGGCTTTGAGGGCTGCCTGCAGTTGATGCGTGAGCTCGAGGTTGGTCGTATCGTACAAGTTTTGCACGCCTAGCAGCCGCTCTGTCTTGGCGACGCCCTTCTCTGTGATGGGCACCGCGTGCATCTTCTCATCGACCGTGTAGTCCTCGTCCTTCACGAGCTGCGGCATGATGTTGCGCGCGAATTGCTCGTAGAGGTGCGTCGCATCTTTGAACCCTGGACCGAGGATGGCTTCAGGCGGGCCGCTGATGATCAGCGGCGTACGCGCTTCATCGATGAGGATCGAGTCGACCTCGTCGACGATGGCGTAGTGAAGCTCTCTTTGCACGCAATAGTCGATGCGCGGCGCCATGTTGTCGCGCAAATAATCGAAGCCCGCTTCGTTGTTGGTGACGTAGGTGATGTCGCTCGTGTAGGCGGTGCGCCGTTCCTGCGGCGGCAAGAAGTGTTGGAT
It encodes the following:
- the secA gene encoding preprotein translocase subunit SecA: MSVFTTIKSWVDGNDREVMRLRKKSLRINELEPQIEKLSDEDLARKTVEFRERLSQGATLDDLLIESFAVCREAARRTLSMRHFDVQLIGGMVLHEGKVAEMRTGEGKTLVATLPIYLNALLSKGVHLVTSNDYLAKRDAEWMSPVYKSLGLSVGIIQHFLPPQERRTAYTSDITYVTNNEAGFDYLRDNMAPRIDYCVQRELHYAIVDEVDSILIDEARTPLIISGPPEAILGPGFKDATHLYEQFARNIMPQLVKDEDYTVDEKMHAVPITEKGVAKTERLLGVQNLYDTTNLELTHQLQAALKAKELFRKDEQYVVQEGQIIIVDEFTGRLMHGRRYSDGIHQAIEAKEGIKVKSEDQTLATITFQNYFRLYGKLAGMTGTAKTEEREFREIYGLDVLMIPTNVAVARKDNDDVVYKNEDQKFKAVINEIVERHAAGQPVLVGTRSIEKSERLAAMLGKRGIPHNVLNAKYHEKEAEIIKDAGLPGKVTIATNMAGRGVDIKLGDGVTNVGGLHIIGTERHESRRIDNQLRGRSGRQGDPGSSRFYVGLDDELMRIFGGDRIKNIMESPLFKLEDDTPIEAGILTKSIENAQKKVEAHHYESRKHVLEYDDVMNKQRTVIYAERRRVLEGFDLRPSIAEIVGLKAQLAVDGNCADNIHPHEWDRARIITELDQSVRGIAKRVTPEQLQPLAKEEMVELLAREGDLIYTEKEERMVKNYPQLEEQGLREGLRGLERGTMLQIVDRLWIDHLYTMDSLKQGIGLRGWGQKDPRVEYEKEAFELFEDLKVVIQDDFLQAMYQGDDFHIVVQPPPPPTPLESLTTDAGEEALATAGARRGNGAPFEPAGVDRSLPLDAGAARRFEQLRSNRDDSGPRQPVRKAENERVGRNDPCPCGSGKKFKKCHGA